The Vagococcus penaei genome includes the window AGCGTTGCAATTAGAAAAAGCAGATATTGGCGAAGAACTTGACCGCTTAAGAATTCATAGTCAAAACTACCGTCAATTGCTAAAAAAAGCTGGAGCGATTGGTAAAGAAGCGGATTTTCTAACCCAAGAACTAAATCGTGAAATTAATACAATTGGTTCTAAGACGTCTGTTATGATAATTAAAGAACACGTTATCTTTTTGAAAACCACAATTGAACAAATCCGTGAACAAATTCAAAATGTCGAATAATCGGTAATTGAAGGTATTTTCTTTCCAATTTTTTAGCAAATTATAACTTGCATTCCGTGGGAAAACGGTGCATTATAGTAGATAAAATAATAAAATTAGCAAGGGAAGGAAGACACTATGTCACAAAGAGGGTTATTAATTGTACTATCCGGTCCATCTGGTGTTGGTAAAGGGACAGTTCGCAAAGCATTGTTTGAAAGTGAAGAGACGTCTTATGAATATTCAATTTCTATGACAACGCGTCAAATGCGTAAAGGAGAGATTGAAGGGATTGATTATTTCTTTCGTTCAAAAGAGGAATTCCAAGCACTAATCGAACAAGATAAAATGCTAGAATATGCTGAGTATGTTGGTAATTACTATGGCACGCCTTTAGACTATGTAAACCAAACGCTAGATGAAGGAAAAGATGTTTTCCTAGAAATTGAAGTACAAGGTGCCATGAAAGTCAAAGAAAAAATGCCAGACGGTGTTTTTATCTTCCTAACCCCTCCTGATTTTTCTGCATTAAAGTCTCGTATTATTGGTCGTGGGACAGATGATATGGATGTTATAAAAGAACGGTTGGCTATGGCGCGTACTGAAATTGATATGATGCGCCACTATGACTATGCTGTGGTCAATGATGAAGTACCGTTAGCTGTTGAACGAATTAAGAAAATTATTGAAAGCGAACATTATCGCGTACAAAACGTGATTGATTGTTACGAAGAAATGTTAAAGGAGATGTAAAGATGTTATATCCATCAATTGATTTATTATTGGAGCAAGTTGATTCAAAATATTCATTGGTTATTTTGTCAAGTAAACGTGCACACGAATTAGATTTGGGGGCACAACCAATGATTGAAAAAGATAAATTTGTCTCAGTTAAAAATGTTGGTCGTGCTTTAGAAGAAATTGCGGCTGGCGATGTGGTCATTGACCCAAATCCTGATTTGAAACGTGAGCTTTTAAAACGTCAAGAAGATGAGAAGAAAGCCTTAAAACGTCGGGAACAACAAGAATTAGAAGCCCGTATTCAATTAGATAATAAATTATAAAAACTAAAAAAGTAAAGTAGAACAGGCAACTGCTCTACTTTATTTTTTTCAACATCTGAGTGGTTTTTTTGATACAATGATAGAAATAGAAAGGAAGTGGAACATACGGTGATCGCTCAAGTAATTGTCGATGTTCCGACAATGCAAACGAATCAACCATTTAGTTACCAAATACCATCAGCTTTAGAGTTGTTTGTGGCTGTCGGTATGAGGGTTGAAGTGCCTTTCGGTAATGGTAACCGCCACATTCAGGGGTTTATCGTGGCTATTAGTGATGAGATGCCTGTAGCACACAAAACTGAGTTAAAAGAAATTGTTCGTTTACTGGATGTCTATCCGGTACTTAAT containing:
- the gmk gene encoding guanylate kinase, with amino-acid sequence MSQRGLLIVLSGPSGVGKGTVRKALFESEETSYEYSISMTTRQMRKGEIEGIDYFFRSKEEFQALIEQDKMLEYAEYVGNYYGTPLDYVNQTLDEGKDVFLEIEVQGAMKVKEKMPDGVFIFLTPPDFSALKSRIIGRGTDDMDVIKERLAMARTEIDMMRHYDYAVVNDEVPLAVERIKKIIESEHYRVQNVIDCYEEMLKEM
- the rpoZ gene encoding DNA-directed RNA polymerase subunit omega — its product is MLYPSIDLLLEQVDSKYSLVILSSKRAHELDLGAQPMIEKDKFVSVKNVGRALEEIAAGDVVIDPNPDLKRELLKRQEDEKKALKRREQQELEARIQLDNKL